The nucleotide sequence GGGAATCGAGATTCTCATCGTGACCAATGGGTCTCAGATGCTGGATCTCGAGCAGTTCCGGGCCTTTGGGATCGACCCTCTTGCCAAGGCCACGGTGGCGTTGAAGTCGATGCAGCATTTTCGCGCCGCCTTCGAACCGATCGCCGCCCGCGTGATCGTCTGCGACAGCGGCGCGCTCTGCACGCCCAATCTGGCTGCCTTGCCCTACCAAAACGTTCCGAGGCCGGTCTTCCCGCTCGACCGATAGAGCGGAAGGGGTCCGCGAGGCGTGAGTGAGACCGGGAGCGGTCCCGACGTCGCGGCTGAAAACCCAAGCTCACTCGGCGCGGCGCCACTCCTCGACCCACAAGGTGGTGGGGCCCATGTGACCGGTCGGACGCAGCCCCTCCAGCCAAGGCGGCAGGACATAAGGTTGAGCACGCCAATAGAGCGGCAGAGCCGGCAGATCGGTGGCATAAAGCCGCTGCAGCTCGGCCCAGAGTTCCGCCCGCGCCTCACGGTCGAGCTCCACCTCGATCCGGTCGATCAACGCATCCATTTCGGGCGTGCAGTAGCCGGGATAGTTCTGACCGCCCCAGCTGTTCTCCTCCGTCGGGATCTGCTCGCAATGCAGCGTGGTCCGCGGCACATTCTCGGGGCTTGAGAACCAGGCGAACATGGCCAGGCCGCTAAAGCGCCGCTGGCTCACGGTCTGACCGAAGAACACCCGCGCCGGCTCATTGCGAATGGTCAGCTCGACACCGATGTCCTGCAGCTGGCTCTGGATCACCTGCTGTACCAGTTCGCGCGTGCGATCGCCGGCCGTGGTCATGATTTCCAGGCGCAAGGGTTCGCCCGCCGCGTTGCGCCGAACGCCGCTGCCGCCCTCACGAGTCCAGCCCGCCTCTTCGAGCAAGTCGCCGGCCCGCGCAGGATCGAAGGCGTAGGTCGGGACAGCTTCGCTATAGACCCAGTCGAGCGGGCTGACATTGCCGTCGGCCACGGGATTGCGGCCCGCGAAGAGCCGCTCGCTGATGGCGTCGCGGTCGATGCCATGCAGCAGGGCCTGACGAACACGCCGGTCGGCCAGGATCGGGTTGTCGAGCATCAGATCGATGTGCTCGTACACCAGACCCGGCTTGAAAAGCACGTTCCAGTCGTCGCCGTGGCGCTGTTCGAAGGCCAAGGCCTGGTCGACGGTCAGACCCATCGCGCCGGGAACCATGTCGATGGCGCCGGACAGCAGGTTCGCCTCCAGCGCCGGCGTGTTCTCGATCACCCGCACGACGATGCGATCGAAAGCCGGCGGTGCGCCGAACCACGTCTCGTTCGGCTCCAGCGCGACCTCGGCCCCTGGAGTCATCGAGACGACCTTATAGGGCCCAAAAGCCAAGCCGGGATTGGTCGGATCGCTGTCGAAGGCCGTGCGCGTACGATAGCTTGCCGGGTCCGACTCGAAAATCGGCCGCTCAATGTGCGCAGGCAGCACCCGAAAATCGGCGGAGGAGCCGTATTCGAAGGTGACGCGGTCGGCATGGAAGGTGAAGGTCTTGTCGTCGATCACCGTGATGTCGAGGATGCGCCGGTAAAGCTCGAAGTTACTGACACCGGACTGCGGATGCCGGCCGACGTCCCAGGTAAAGAGCACGTCCTCGGTCGTGACCGGAGTGCCGTCGCCCCAGGTCGCCTCGGGATGGATGCTGTAAGTGACTGCGATCCCCTCGCCGCCGTCCGGCGTCGTCTCCAGAACCGCAGATCCCGCTTCCAGGCTCGGAACCTCGGTACAGAGGAAGCAGACCACCTCCCAATCGTGATCGTAGTGGGTGAGCGGACGCAGGGTCATGCCCTGCAGGTAGCTCTTGGCCAGCATCGAATCGATGTTGGGATGCAGCGTCGAAGGGAACTGGGTCACGCCGATGGTCAAGGTCCCCGCCCCACCCGCCGCGCGAGGCGTGCCGGCCGGCAAGGCGCTTAGGGCAAGGAAGGCGAGAAGGAGACCGCAGCGGCGGAGCAGTCGGCCCGGCGTCAGGGCTGTCGGCTCGCGCCCCATGCCCCTAGGTCTCGTCACGATGGGCGTGCAGAGCGCCACTCTCGTCCGGCGGCGGCAGCCGGCCTTCCTCGGCCGCATGGCAGCGCACCTGGCCGCCGGCTGCGAAGTCGAGCGTCTTCGGTGTTTCGCTGCGACAGCGGTCCTCCGCGAAAGGGCAGCGCGGATGGAAGTGACAGCCGCTCGGCGGGTGGATCGGGCTGGGAACCTCGCCAGCCACAGGAATCCGTTGCCGTCCGGTCATCTCCAAGTCGGGGATCGCGTCCAACAGCATGCGCGTGTAGGGATGCTGTGGATTGAAGAAGACGCGATGTGCCTCGCCCCACTCGACCAAACGGCCCAGGTACATGACCCCGACGTAGTCGGAGATGTGATAGACCACCGCCAAGTCGTGGCTGATGAAGAGATAGGTCAGCCCCAGATCCTTCTGGAGCTCCTTCATCAGATTGAGGATCTGCGCCTGTACGGAGACGTCGAGCGCCGAGGTCGGCTCGTCGCAAACCAGGAATTCCGGGTTGGACGCCAGCGCGCGCGCAATGGAGATGCGCTGGCGTTGCCCGCCGGAGAACTCGTGCGGAAACTTCTCGCCGTCACGGGCGGAGAGACGAACCTGTTCCAGAAGCTCGCCGACCCGCCGCCGGATCTGACCGTCATCGCTCATGATGCCATGCGCACGGATCGGCTCCGCGATGATGTCGGCGACCCGCCAGCGCGGATTGAGGCTGGCGAAAGGATCCTGAAAGATCATCTGGAAGCGCTTGCGGACCGGCGCCTGCTGCTTGCGGGTTTTTAGCGAAGCCAGGTCGACGCCTTCGAAATGTACGGTCCCGCGGGTCGGCTGATAGAGCCCGACCACCAAGCGCGCCACCGTCGACTTGCCGCAGCCGGATTCGCCGACCAGACTGAAAGTCTTGCCGCGTGGAATATCGAAGGAGACGCCATCAACCGCCTTCAGGATCGAGCGGGGCTCGTTCTCCAGAACGCGATTGAGCCAAGGCGGCGAAACGTCGAAGTAGCGAGCCAGGTCCTGCACCTGGAGCAGTGGTTGCTCACCCGCGCCTGACTGGGTCTGAGTCCCAGCCTTTTCCCGGACATCTTCGGCAATTTGCGACATCAGATCCTCCGGCCCACTCTATTCGGCCGCTTTCTTCGCGCCTTCGTCGAACAGCCAACAGGCGACTTGGGTGCGGTCCACGGAGATCAGCTCCGGCCGTTCCACGCGGCAACGGTCGTGGACGTTCGGACAGCGCGGGTTAAAAGCGCAGCCTTGCGGAATTTCGGTCAAACGCGGCATCGACCCCTCGATCTGAGTCAGCCGCTCCGTGTCGTGCCCGATCATCGGAATCGAGCCCATCAGGCCGTGGGTGTAGGGGTGTTTGGCGTTCTGTACCACATCGCGGACCGGACCGATCTCCGCGATTCGACCGGCGTACATCACCGCCACCCGATCCGCCGTTTCGGCGATCACGCCCATGTCGTGGGTGATCAGCATCACGGCCGCCCCATGCTCCTTACACATCCGCTTGAGGAGCTTGATGATCTGAGCCTGGATCGATACGTCGAGCGCGGTGGTCGGCTCGTCGGCGATCACCAGCTTCGGGTTGACGCAAAGTGCCAAGGCAATGACGACACGCTGGCGCATGCCGCCGGAGAACTGGTGCGGATACTGATCGATGCGGCGTTCCGGGGCCGGAATGCCGACCTCGGACAGCAAGTCGATGGCCTGCTTGCGCGCCGCATCCTCGGAGATGTTTCGATGCGTCTGGATCGTCTCGACGAGCTGCCGGCCGACCGTGTAGAGCGGGTTGAGACTGGTCAGCGGATCCTGGAAGACCATGCCGATTTCGCGGCCGCGGATCTGGCGCATCTCTCGGTAGGACAGATTGTCGATCCGCCGCCCCTTCAGCAGCACCTCACCGGCCGCGATGCGGCCCGGCGGCTCCAACAGCCCGATCACGGCCGAGCCGGTGAGCGACTTGCCGGCGCCGGACTCGCCGACGACACCCAGCACCTCGCCCTCCTTGATGTCGAAGGACACACCATTCACGGCCACCAGTGTCCCGCGGCGCGTCGGAAACTCGACCCGCAGGTCACGGACTTCCAGGAGAGGGGTTCGATCCAAATCCGACATCAGCGCAACTTCGGGTTCAGGGCGTCGCGCAACCAATCGCCCAGTAGGTTGACGGCCAGGACCAGGATGACCAGCGCCACTCCAGGGAAGATGGTCATCCACCACTCGCCGGAAAAGAGATACTCCTGGCCGATCCGGATCAGCGTACCGAGCGACGGCTCGGACGAGGGAATGCCGACGCCGAGAAACGAGAGCGTCGCTTCCGTCAAAACGGCCAGCGCCAGCGAAAGAGTCCCGATCACCAGCACCGGCCCCATGACGTTGGGCAGCACATGGCGCACCATGATCAGCGCCGGATGGATGCCGATCACCTTGGCAGCCTGCACGTACTCGCGGTTCTTCTCGACCAGGGTGGAGCCGCGGACCGTGCGGGCGAAGTTGACCCAGAGAGACGAGGCGATCGCCAGAATCAGTACTGGATAGGTCAACTCCTCGGCGGTGTTGCGCGGCAGCACCGAGCCGACGATGCCGTCCACCAGCAGCGCGATCAGAATCGCCGGAAAGGTTAACTGAATATCGGCGAAGCGCATGATCACACTGTCGACGCGCCCACCCACGTAGCCGGAAATCAAGCCCAGGATCGTGCCGATGATGGCCGCCAGCACCACGGAGGCGAAGCCGATCACCAGAGAGGCCTGCATGCCGAACATGATGCCCGACAGCATGTCCCGGCCCTGATCGTCGGTTCCAAGGGGAAAACTCGCGTCGCCGCCGGAAGACCAGGCCGGCGGCTTGAAGGCGTCCATCAAATTGAGGCTTGCCATGTTGGTGGTGTCGTGAGGCGCGACCCAGGGAGCGAGGAAAGCCCCCAGGAACAACAGCACCGTTACGGCGAAGGCGACGATCGTGAGCGGCGACCGTTTGAAGGAGTAGAAAACATCCGAATCGAGAAACCGGTGCCAACCGTCGGCGATCTTGCCGGCAAGGGTGAGCTGCGGTGCTGCACCTGCGCCACCTGGCTCTCGTGCCACTTCGGCCATGCCGTTACGCCTCCCCTAATGCCCGCCGCCGCCGCGCTCGACGCGCAGCCGCGGGTCGACCACGTAGTAAAGCAGGTCGACGATCAGATTGATGACGACGAAGAACAGCGCAATCAGCACCAGGTAGCTGCTCATCACCGGAATGTCGGCGAACTGGATTGCCTGAATAATCAGAAGGCCCATGCCCGGCCAGGCAAAGACCGTCTCGGTAATGATCGAAAACGCCAGGAGCGAGCCGATCTGCAGCCCGATGATGGTGATCACCGGAACCAGCGTGTTCTTGAGGGCATGGCCGAAGTTGATCGCCCGGTTCGACAGCCCCCGCGCCCGCGCGAACTTAATGTAGTCGGTGCGCAGAACCTCCAGCATCTCGGCGCGAACCAGACGCATGATCAGCGTCAGCTGGAACAGCGCCAGGGTAATCGCCGGAAGCACCAGGGAGCGCCAGCCCTGCAGGGTGAGGAAGGAGGTTTCCCACCAGCCGAGGTCGATCGTTCCGCCGCGCCCGAAGGTCGGCAACCAGGCCAGCCAAACCCCGAAGATCAGGATCAGAAGGATACCGATCAGGAAGGTCGGCAGAGAGATTCCGATCAGCGATACCGTCAGAAAGACCTTGGATATCGGTGAATTGCGGTTAAGCCCCGTATAGACCCCCATCGGCACACCGACCACCAAGGCAATGATCGCGGAGACCAAGACGAGTTCGATGGTCGCCGGCAGACGTTGGGCGATGATGTCTTCGACAGGGATGCCAAGGCGGTATGACAGACCGAATTGAAACTGCGCCGCGTTACCGACGAAGTTGACGAACTGGATCGGGATGGGATCGTTGAGGCCGAGCCGTTCGCGCAAAGCCTCGCGCTGCTCTTGCGTCGCGTCCTGACCAACCATGTTGTTGATCGGATCGCCGACGAACTGGAACAGCGAGAAAGATACGAAGGCGACGACCAGCATGACCAGGACGGCCTGGAACAAACGCTGGATGACGAAGGCGAACATCTGCCACGAAGCTCCCTGACGTTCATCCTTAGTCTGCCCGAGCGGTCTGATGCCGCCCTTTTGCCGCGCAGCCTAACAGGATGCGAAAAAACAACGGCGGCCCGGAGGGTCTCTCTCCGGGCCGCCGCCCCGCGCCCGAAGGCGTTACTGCATCACGACGTAGCGCAGGTCCACGTCGTTGAAGGGACGCTGGATGATCTCGGCCACGGTGTCCGTCCGCACGCCCCAGGCCAAGGCCTGCTGGTGCAGCGGAACGTGACCGACATCATCCTGATGGATCTGGAAGGCCTCGGTGATCAAAGCCTGGCGGGCTTCCGGATCCATCTCCGTCTTGATCCGCTCGGCCAGATCCATGACCTGCTGATTGTTGTAGCGACCGCTGTTCCAGTCACCGTGACCCGGCGCGCCGGTGGTCATGAGCTGCATCAGCGGGTTCAGCGAGTCGTAGGAGCCCGGCGTCCAACCCAGCATGAAGAAGCTGGTGTTGTTTTCCTCGGCCCGGCCGATCTTGTTGAAGTGCAGGGATTTGGTCTGCGCGTTCAGGCTGACGTTGATTCCGATCCGCTCGAGCATCGGGATCACGGCGTTGCAGATGGCCTCGTCATTGACGTAGCGATCGTTCGGGCAATCGAGAGTGACCGGGAAACCGTCGGCGAAGCCCGCTTCCTCGAGCAGTTCCCGCGACCTGTCGGGATTGTACTCGTAGGGGGTATTGAGATCCTCGACGAAGCCGTTGATGCCCGGCGCAACCATGAGGCCGGTCGGCGTGGAAGCGCCGCGCATCACGACGCGCTGGATCGCCTGCAGGTCAATGGCATGGGCGAAGGCCGCGCGAACCCGCTGGTCCTTGAAGGGGTTCTGGCCGGTGCCCGGCATGTCGAGCAGCTCATCGCGCCACTGATCGAAGCCGAGGAAGATGGTCCGAAGCTCGGGTCCCTCGAGAACGTCCACGTCCGCCTCGTTCTGGAGACGGGGAATATCCTGCAACGGCACCGGATACATCATGTCGATCTCGCCGGACAGCAGCGCCGCCACGCGCGTGGCGTCGTTGGGGATCGGCGTCAGAACGGCACGGTCGATGTTGGACATCATGCCGTCAGCGTTCCAGTAACCCTCGAAAGGCTCGAGAACCAGCCGGTTGTCCTGAACCCACTCGACCACGCGGTAGGGGCCGGTCCCATTGGCGTTGACGTTCGGAAAGTTCGTCTGGCCGGCACCGCGCACAACCTCGAAGGAGTTGTTCTCCTCAACCCACTCCTTATCCATGATGTAGAAGTTGGGCATGTTGAGCAGCAGGATCGGGTCCGGACCGTTAGTGACGATCTCCACCGTATAGTCGTCGACCTTCCGCACCTCCTCGATCGTGGCGATCGCGAAGGACATATCGGAGGTTTCCTGCGACTGGCGTTCGAAAGAATAGACCACGTCGTCGGCGGTGAAGGGATTGCCGTTGTGGAAGGTGACGCCCTCGCGCAAAGCGAAGCGCCAGGTCACGTCATCGACGTTTTCCCAACTGACCGCCAAGTCGGGCTCCAACGAGAGGTCCGGCTTCCGATGGATCAGCAGGCCGTAGATGTTGCCCTTCATGGTGTTGGTCGGACCCTCGTTGTTCGAATGGGGGTCCAGACCCAAGACATCGCCCGTGGTGGCGTAGCGGAACACCTTCTCCTGCGCCTGCGCGTCTTGCGTCGGCGACAATGTGAGAGCCGCAACGGCAGCCACAGCAGCGACCAGTCCCAGACGGTATCGCATAGCTGTCTCCCTGTAACTCAATCCCTGCGCAGTCCGACGGCACCTGGCCATTGACCGCTTTCATGATCCCTTCTTAATCCCGCTTCGGTAAGCGGACGCGGATCCGAGCAATCAGAACCGAACCTCTTGCCGACGGGCGAAACGGTGAGGGTTGCCCGTTTCACTGAGCCGTAACCTATGCCCCCTTTGGGCGACGGAACAAGCGGAAATCACCGTCCGCCGACCCCGAACGGGCGTCTTCGTATCCCATCTATCACAGTGTATTTTTGTAAATCTCGCCAGCCTTGACGATCAGCGGCATGTGCCGTCCCTGATCCTGCAGCAATTCCAAATCGGCCAAGGGATTGCCGTCGATCAGCAGCAGATCGGCATAGGCTCCGGGCGCGACGCAACCGAGCTTCCCGGTGCGATTCATCAACTCAGCATTGCCGCTGGTGGCCTGCCGCAGGACCTCCAGGGGCGACAGGACCTCGGCGCGGATGAGAAACTCGCGCGATTGGTGGCGATGCATCTCGCCCAGCAGGTCGCTGCCGAAGCCCATCTTGACGCCGGCCGCCTTCAAGATCTCCAACGCCTCCAGGCCGGTCGTACGCACATCGGCAACCTTGGCGATGCTGACCGCCGGCAGGCCAAGGGCGCTGCCTTCCTCGGCCAGCGCATCGTAGGTCGCCAAGGTCGGCACCACCCAGGCGTCGCGATCCCGGCACAGCGCCGCGGTCTCCGCATCGATCAGATTCCCGTGCTCGATCGACTTGACACCCAATTCGACACAGCGCCGGATCGCTTCCGGCGTGTAGGCGTGCGCCATCACGTAGGTCTTCCAGCTTTCGGCCTCCCAAACGGCCGCCGCGATCTCTTCCTCCGAGTACTGCAGATTCCAGATCGGATCGGCCGGGCTGGCGACACCGCCGGAGGCCATGATCTTGATCTGGGTCGCGCCCTTGCGCAGTTCCTCACGCGCCGCGCGGCGCACCTCCGTGACGCCATCGGCGATCACGCCCATGACATTGCCGTGCTGCCCGCAGAGACAGAAGGCAGGGTGTTCGGCGGCGCGCTCGCGGAAGTCGGCATGACCGCCGGTTTGCGTCAGCGCCTTGCCGGAGTAATAGAGCCGCGGTCCCTCGATCAAGCCGGTCTCGACCGCAAGCGCCAAGCCGAAGTCGGCGCCGCCGGCATCGCGCACCGTGGTAAAGCCCCGCCGCAAGGCGGCCTCCAAAAACCCGCGCGCGTACTGGCCGATGTGGTAGGCGCTCATGGTCTCCAGGCGCGCGATATTCGGATCGGCCGCGACCGCGTGGAAATGAGCGTCGATCAGGCCCGGCATCAGGACGCGACCGCCGGCGTCGATCCGCGTCACCTCGGCGGATCCGGTTCCGATCGCGCCCTCCGCCACCTCCTTGACCATGCCGTCTTCCACCAGCACGGCGGCACCCTCCCGCAGCTCAGGCTCGAAGCCATCGAACAACAGGGTGTTTTCAATCAAAAGCAATGTCATAGGAGCCTTCATCGACAGCATACGGGACTGTGTCCATACCAACGGTATCGGCCACGGGAGTCAAACCCTGGAGGAGACCTGTAAAGCGGACGGGCCTGCCCCAGCCAAACCATCATCGAGGCCGGTATGCGTTTGCTCCTGCGGACCTCCCGAAAGTCCAGCGGGTCCACGCGCAGAAGCTTGCCCCGGGAAGCGCGCCGGCCGGGATTCTGATCCAGACGGTATACCTCGCGTCGCTCGACGTGCCGGTCGAACTGGGGTCGCTTGCCGTCATCCCAAGGGAACGCTTTCACGCGCCGAAACGGTGGCGGCCGACCGAAACCGAGGCGTCTGGATCAGAAGACCTGGAACAGCGCGAGCACCCCGACCGTGGCAACAATCAGCCCAAGCACACGGTTGACCTGGACGATGATATTGCCCGAGACGTTACGCCGCACCGCGCTGGACGCGGCGATCAAGGTCAGCCACCAGAGGGTCGAACCAGCCGCGACACCAAGCACAAGCGTCGTTCCCTTGGCCCAGGTTTCGGCTTCGCCGGACGGCCCGAGCACGCCAAGGCCGGCGAAAGCGCCCATGAATCCCAGGAAGGTAGCCGGATTGATGATCGTCAGCCCGAACCCGCTGAAGACCATGCCGAGACGATTCAGCAGGCCGGCCAGCGACCAGGGGCTGAGGTCGGCCTCCTCCTGCTCGGTCAAAGCCTGCCGGCCCAACAGCTTCGGCGCGTGAATGATCATGTAGAGGCCGTAGCCGAGCAGAAAGACGCCACCGACCAGACTCAGTTCGCCGTGATGGTCTTCGAGCCATTTGATGACGAGTGACAGCCCCAGGGCGGCGATCGCCGCAAAAACACCATCGGCAATGGCCGAGCCGAGGCCGCAAAGCAAGGCTTCGAAGCGATGCCCGTGCAGGGATCGGCGGATGCAGATCGCGCCGACGGCACCGACCGGCGCGGCTACGACAAAGCCGATCGCGATCGCCTGAAGCAAAAGATAGAAGTTGGAAATCATATCGAGAGGGCTGTCCGGCGGCGGCGGCAGCTTGTCCTAACGTCGCGGCGCGAGCGATCCAAGCACTTTCCTGCCCTTGCTGCCGGGTGGAAGAGAGCGATAGGCTACCGTATAAATATTAGACGACCGTCAACAGGCAGTGCCGAATCTAGGAGTTACCTTCGCTATGGTCGATCGTCCCAACTCGCCATCCTTCCGTGACGTGGCGGTCAACTTCCACCCCTACACCAATGCCCGCAAGCATGAGGACAAGGGTGCGATGGTGATCCGCGAGGGTAAGGGCATCCACGTCTACGACGATGCCGGCAAGGAGTATATCGAGGGTTTGGCCGGCCTCTGGTCGGTCGCAGTCGGCTTCGGCGAGGACCGTCTGATCGAGGCGGCACGCGCCCAAATGGCCAAGCTGCCCTATTACCACTCCTTCGCGCACAAGAGCCACGAGCCTTCCATCGAGCTCTCCGAGCGCCTGCTGGCCATGGCGCCGGGCAAGATGTCCAAGGTCTTCTATACCAGCTCGGGGTCGGAGGCGAACGACACAGCCATCAAGCTGGTCTGGTACTACAACAACGCGCTCGGACGGCCGGAAAAGAAGAAGATCATTGGGCGGATCAAGGGCTACCACGGCATCACCATCGCCTCGGGCAGCCTGACCGGACTGCCCTACAACCACAAAGACTTCGACCTGCCGATCAAGAACATCCTGCACACCGCCTGTCCGCACCACTGGCGGTTCGGCTGGGAGGGCGAGAGCGAGGAAGAGTTCGCGTCTCGCTTGGCCGGCGAGTTGGAACAGATGATCCTGTCCGAAGGCCCGGAAACCGTCGCCGCCTTTATCGGCGAGCCGGTAATGGGAGCCGGCGGCGTGATCACGCCGCCCAAGAGCTATTGGCAGAAGATTCAAACCGTCTGCCGGAAGTACGACGTTCTGATCATCGCCGACGAGGTCATCAACGGCTTTGGCCGCACCGGGCAACTCTGGGGCTCGACGACCTATGGTATCGAGCCGGACATGGTGGTCTGCTCCAAGCAGCTCACCTCCAGCTACATGCCGCTGGCCGCCCTGCTCTTCTCCGACAAGATCTATCAGGCGGTCGCTGACAATACGGCGAAGATCGGCACCTTCGGACACGGTTACACCGCCAGCGGCCATCCGGTAGCGACCGCAGTCGCGCTGGAGAACCTGAAGATCATCGAAGAGCGGGATCTGGTCGGCAACGCGGCACGCATGGGCGAGCGGCTCCAGACTGGGCTGCGCCGCTTCGCCGACCATCCGCTGGTTGGCGAGGTGCGCGGCATCGGTCTGATCGGCTGCATCGAACTGGTGGCGGACAAGGCCGGTAAACACCCGTTCGACCCCGTCGGCGCGGTCGGCACCTACTGCTACGAGCGCTGCCAGGAGCATGGCCTGATCATCCGCAATCTTGGCGACCAGATGGCCTTCTGCCCACCGATGATCATCGACGAAACGGGAATCGACAAGTTGCTCGAGCGCTTCGGCCGGGCACTGGACGAAACCGAGAGTTGGGCTGGAAGTCAGCATCTCGCGGCGGAGTAAAGGTCCCGTCGATGCCCCTTACGTGCATCGACGGCCCGCGTTGCAACTGACTGGAAAGAGGTTGGCGGATGCCGTCGTCACGAACGTGTGACCGGGCATTTCCGCCGTGGCTTGAGCGATCTTCCCGGGATCAGCGCTTTCCGCAGCGCAAAAAACCTCTCGAATTCCAAGGGCGCTTTGTCTAGCATTCGCCAGTTGAAACCGCGCACCAACGACGCGGCTCGTTAAAAGCTATCGAACAGGTTAGGCGGGCCCGGATCGCAATGACGCGAACGAAGGGGGCCAAGTACCAGGCATGATCGATCGAGGCGACGTACTCGTCGAGTTCATCGAGGTTCAGAAGAGCTACGACGGCGAAACGCTGGTCGTGAAGAATCTGAACATCGAGATCGCGCGCGGCGAATTCTTGACCATGCTCGGCCCCTCCGGCTCGGGCAAGACGACGTCGTTGATGATGCTGGCCGGATTCGAGGCACCGACGCACGGGGAAATCCGGCTTGGCAGCCGGTCTCTCGCGAACGTTCCGCCTCACAAGCGCGACATCGGCATGGTGTTCCAGAACTACGCCCTCTTCCCGCAT is from Algihabitans albus and encodes:
- a CDS encoding aspartate aminotransferase family protein, with translation MVDRPNSPSFRDVAVNFHPYTNARKHEDKGAMVIREGKGIHVYDDAGKEYIEGLAGLWSVAVGFGEDRLIEAARAQMAKLPYYHSFAHKSHEPSIELSERLLAMAPGKMSKVFYTSSGSEANDTAIKLVWYYNNALGRPEKKKIIGRIKGYHGITIASGSLTGLPYNHKDFDLPIKNILHTACPHHWRFGWEGESEEEFASRLAGELEQMILSEGPETVAAFIGEPVMGAGGVITPPKSYWQKIQTVCRKYDVLIIADEVINGFGRTGQLWGSTTYGIEPDMVVCSKQLTSSYMPLAALLFSDKIYQAVADNTAKIGTFGHGYTASGHPVATAVALENLKIIEERDLVGNAARMGERLQTGLRRFADHPLVGEVRGIGLIGCIELVADKAGKHPFDPVGAVGTYCYERCQEHGLIIRNLGDQMAFCPPMIIDETGIDKLLERFGRALDETESWAGSQHLAAE